A part of Bacillota bacterium genomic DNA contains:
- a CDS encoding IS4 family transposase: MAKTIQEGEVLVKPGDITSFFLSVFEDVRKSQVKTIASLVYGLIRGKRAGVASIGRNMAGRAKEKHRIKRADRYLGNDGIELVKIKQRLLSLVAGGRKSVIVAIDWTDIGGGKRQVLYAACITRGRAIPVMWEVADKAMGKGSQTAIEERFLEALKAAVSGDLRVIVVADRGFGRVNFLRKLGDLGFGYVVRVTGSAWVEGRGFKGQLWDQTLRVGGATEFGEVYYQKEARYRTRAVGFYEYGQKEPWLLVTNMGEAAEKIASWYGRRMEIEEMFRDFKNSENGFGLRGLSLKANGRYDRLLLIMALAYYIFVLAGNLAEHLGLHRRFMANTSRKRTLGLWRVGGFLIDKFKVDLERLLRPALNPVLEVSNWG, encoded by the coding sequence TTGGCAAAAACAATTCAGGAAGGGGAGGTTCTCGTGAAACCTGGGGATATCACCAGTTTCTTTCTATCAGTTTTTGAGGATGTGCGCAAGTCTCAGGTGAAGACGATTGCAAGTCTGGTATACGGGCTGATACGAGGCAAGAGGGCTGGGGTAGCGTCGATAGGGCGGAACATGGCGGGGCGTGCGAAGGAGAAGCACAGGATAAAGCGAGCGGACCGATATTTGGGGAATGACGGGATAGAACTTGTCAAGATAAAGCAGCGGTTATTGTCGTTGGTAGCGGGTGGGAGGAAGTCAGTGATAGTGGCGATAGACTGGACTGACATAGGGGGTGGGAAGAGGCAGGTTCTGTATGCTGCGTGTATAACGAGGGGCAGAGCGATTCCGGTGATGTGGGAAGTAGCGGACAAGGCGATGGGTAAAGGGAGCCAGACTGCGATAGAGGAGCGTTTTTTGGAGGCTTTGAAGGCGGCGGTGTCGGGGGATTTGAGGGTAATAGTAGTGGCTGACCGTGGGTTTGGGAGGGTCAATTTTCTTCGGAAGTTGGGGGACTTGGGGTTTGGGTACGTAGTGAGGGTGACGGGGAGCGCCTGGGTTGAGGGTCGAGGATTTAAGGGTCAGTTATGGGACCAGACGCTGAGGGTTGGCGGGGCGACGGAATTTGGCGAGGTTTATTATCAGAAGGAAGCCAGGTACAGGACGCGGGCGGTGGGGTTTTACGAATATGGGCAGAAAGAGCCGTGGCTTCTGGTGACGAACATGGGGGAAGCGGCGGAGAAGATAGCGAGTTGGTACGGCAGGCGGATGGAGATTGAGGAGATGTTCAGGGACTTCAAGAACTCGGAGAACGGGTTTGGCCTGCGAGGGCTGAGTCTAAAGGCGAATGGCCGCTATGACCGGCTGCTGCTGATAATGGCGCTGGCATACTACATATTTGTATTGGCTGGGAATCTTGCGGAGCATTTAGGGCTGCACCGGCGGTTCATGGCGAACACATCGAGGAAACGGACGCTTGGGTTATGGAGGGTAGGGGGGTTCCTGATCGACAAGTTCAAGGTTGACCTTGAACGCCTATTGCGCCCCGCCTTGAATCCTGTATTGGAGGTCTCAAACTGGGGATAG